The following are from one region of the Planctomycetota bacterium genome:
- a CDS encoding alpha/beta hydrolase family protein, translated as MALIHCDFFSDVLGLCCSMDVILPQRPVGGDATPEPFPTLYLLHGLSDDHTIWQRRTSIERYVADLRLAVVMPAVGRSFYTDMAHGLRYWTFISEELPAICRGLFPLSARRDDTFVAGLSMGGYGAFKLALRCPERFAAAASLSGALDIAGLLENDPNRGPEMANVFGDLARLRGSDNDLLHLATVLARSNGPKPRLFQWCGTEDFLYASNLTFRDHALRLGLDLTYSDGPGDHQWKHWDEQIQRVLAWLMPAEAART; from the coding sequence ATGGCGTTGATCCACTGCGACTTCTTCTCGGACGTCCTCGGCCTGTGCTGCTCGATGGACGTTATCCTGCCCCAGCGCCCCGTCGGAGGCGATGCCACGCCGGAGCCCTTCCCCACGCTCTACCTTCTTCACGGCCTTTCCGACGACCACACCATCTGGCAGCGGCGCACGAGCATCGAGCGCTATGTGGCCGATCTCCGCCTCGCCGTCGTCATGCCCGCCGTGGGCCGCAGCTTCTACACCGACATGGCTCACGGGCTGCGCTACTGGACCTTCATCTCCGAGGAACTGCCCGCCATCTGCCGCGGGCTGTTCCCGCTCTCGGCGCGGCGCGACGACACCTTTGTCGCCGGCCTCTCGATGGGCGGCTATGGCGCCTTCAAGCTCGCCCTGCGTTGCCCCGAACGCTTCGCCGCCGCGGCCAGCCTGTCCGGCGCACTCGACATCGCCGGCCTGCTCGAGAACGACCCTAACCGCGGCCCCGAAATGGCCAACGTCTTCGGCGACCTCGCCCGGCTCCGCGGCAGCGACAACGACCTCCTCCACCTCGCCACCGTCCTGGCGCGCTCCAACGGCCCCAAGCCGCGCCTCTTCCAGTGGTGCGGCACCGAAGACTTCCTCTATGCCTCCAACCTCACCTTCCGCGACCATGCGCTGAGGCTCGGTCTCGATCTCACCTACTCCGACGGCCCCGGCGACCACCAGTGGAAGCACTGGGACGAGCAGATCCAGCGCGTCCTCGCCTGGCTCATGCCCGCGGAAGCAGCCCGCA